The genomic DNA CTTAGTGGAAGGGGGCTTCGATGTCGTCGAGGAACTCGAAATGGTCCACGCCGGGGGAGAAGTGATAAGCCTCCTCCATGTAATGCACGACTCGCCAGTCCAGCTCCCGGCGACGCACGACGACCGTGATGCGCGCTCCGGTGCTGCGGGCCTCGGGAGAGTCGGTGCTCGTCGTGTGCCAGCGCACCGCGAGCACCCCGAGCGCGATGTCCGGGCCGAGGAGTCGGCAGGCCAGGACTGGGACGTCGACCTGAGCGCTGGTCAAACGGGTGCTGGTGCGGGCGAGGTGCGCGGCGATCGCCGATCGTCCGACCAGTACTGCGTCGAGCTCCGGGACAAGGTAGGTGACATCGGAGGAGTCCTCCCAAAGCTCCGCGATTGCTTCGGCGTCGAGGGATTCCCATCGGGAGAACATCTCGCGGATGCACTCTTCGGCTGGATCGGCGGAGGGGCGGTCGGCGGCTATGTTGTGCTGCATTCAGTACGTCCCGTTCCGGACTCCCACGCCCTGTTCCCGGCCCGCTTGGGCGAGCTCGGCCGCGATACCGCCGCGGACAAGGGCGTCCTCGGTGCCCAGGGTCAGCAGGTCGAAGCCCAGGTCGAGGAAGGCCGGCGCGATGGCCCCCGCGGCGGCGTGGACCCCGGCGACTTTGCCGCGGCTGGTTGCTGCCTCGGCGATCTCGGCCAGCATGGGGCGGAGCTCTCCACTGGGCGGGAACTGGCCGGGGCCGTGGCCGAGTGAGATGCCGAGGTCCGCGGGGCCGATGTAGATGCCGTCGATGCCGTCGACATCCAGGATGGCGGCTGCGTCCGCGACCCCGGATCGGGTCTCGATCATCGCGAGAACCAGGGGGACCGAGCCCAGGCTGGCGGGATCCCGTGACAGGTGCGGGGCGAGTGGTCCATAGCTGCGGATCCCGTGAGGCGGGAAGCGGACTGCGGCGACGGCGGCCGTTGCGTCGGTTGCCGAGTCGACCATCGGGACGATGATTCCGTCGGCGCCGCTGTCGAGGGCGCGGGCGATGCGGGGAACAGAGGCGTCGGCGACGCGCACGATTCGCGGTACCGCGCACGTGCCCGCGAGTAGCTCGGGCAGGCTCTCCTCGCCGACCGCTCCGTGCTGGCAGTCGATGCCGATGTAGTCGACGCCCGCGCCGGCGACTACATCGATCAGGTGGCGGGAGGGGCGGGTGAGCCAGACCCCGAAGCGACGGCCATTGCCCAGGCGTTCGTAGGTGGTCAATGGCGCGGGCAGCGAGCTCATGCGGGAACCGCGCCGGGCTTGGTGCCGCTGACCGGATTCGCCGTGGTGCCGCGTTCGGTGTCGGTAACCGGATCCGGCGCGGTGCCGCCCTCCCGGCGCGGGATACCGCGCTCGACGCGGATGGCGACCAGGGAGAGGACGATCAGCAGCGCCGCTGCCACGGTCGAAAGCATGAACACTGCGGTGTGCGCGCTCGGAGCGGGGAAGGGCCGTTGGCCAACCTGCACCACGTTCGTCGCGAGCAGCGCGGACACTAGGATCGGACCGAC from Rhodococcus jostii RHA1 includes the following:
- a CDS encoding YybH family protein: MQHNIAADRPSADPAEECIREMFSRWESLDAEAIAELWEDSSDVTYLVPELDAVLVGRSAIAAHLARTSTRLTSAQVDVPVLACRLLGPDIALGVLAVRWHTTSTDSPEARSTGARITVVVRRRELDWRVVHYMEEAYHFSPGVDHFEFLDDIEAPFH
- a CDS encoding HpcH/HpaI aldolase family protein; protein product: MSSLPAPLTTYERLGNGRRFGVWLTRPSRHLIDVVAGAGVDYIGIDCQHGAVGEESLPELLAGTCAVPRIVRVADASVPRIARALDSGADGIIVPMVDSATDATAAVAAVRFPPHGIRSYGPLAPHLSRDPASLGSVPLVLAMIETRSGVADAAAILDVDGIDGIYIGPADLGISLGHGPGQFPPSGELRPMLAEIAEAATSRGKVAGVHAAAGAIAPAFLDLGFDLLTLGTEDALVRGGIAAELAQAGREQGVGVRNGTY